The following coding sequences are from one Hyalangium minutum window:
- a CDS encoding GNAT family N-acetyltransferase — protein MSTPTAVPPVSPPYLLRTPRLLIRCLEPGDAALRKEAHDSSGEHLADVYPEAVQPLEVHLAHVRRMRGNFDLDQDRTYGAFDPESGRMMGEGFLLKRAGISALEIGYWFRKDAVGKGLATEMSAAMVKVAFEFDKVRRLDLMCSPGNERSAAMARRLGFTFEGRLRDRQLAPHHPRGDLMCFTLLASEYLRTAASQLQLEAFDFLGRKLA, from the coding sequence ATGAGCACGCCCACCGCAGTGCCGCCTGTGTCTCCGCCGTACCTCCTGCGAACGCCTCGCCTCCTCATCCGCTGCCTGGAGCCGGGCGATGCGGCGCTCCGGAAGGAGGCTCACGACTCCAGCGGGGAGCACCTGGCGGACGTCTATCCCGAGGCAGTCCAGCCGCTGGAGGTGCACCTCGCGCACGTGCGGCGGATGCGGGGGAACTTCGACCTGGACCAGGACCGGACCTACGGGGCGTTCGATCCGGAGAGCGGGCGGATGATGGGGGAGGGCTTCCTGCTCAAGCGGGCAGGCATCTCGGCGCTGGAGATCGGCTATTGGTTCCGCAAGGACGCGGTGGGCAAAGGCCTCGCGACAGAGATGTCCGCGGCGATGGTGAAGGTGGCCTTCGAGTTCGACAAGGTGCGGCGGTTGGACTTGATGTGCTCGCCGGGGAATGAGCGGAGCGCGGCGATGGCGCGACGGCTGGGGTTCACGTTCGAGGGGCGGCTGAGAGACAGGCAGCTCGCCCCGCACCACCCCCGGGGTGACTTGATGTGCTTCACGCTCCTGGCGTCGGAATACCTGCGGACCGCAGCCAGCCAGCTTCAGCTCGAGGCCTTCGACTTCCTCGGGCGCAAGCTCGCCTGA